Within Kineothrix sp. MB12-C1, the genomic segment GGCCATCCGGAAAACGAACGGTGTGATATGCTGGCGACAACGGCAGCTGATGGAAGTGAACTGCTTGACGATTATGTACAGGAAATGGTATGATAAAGGACAGATGGACAGACGTATTTGAACGAGGAGGCTTGGGATGACAAATTTGATTTTATTCATGAATGCTTTCTTATCCTATCTTTTGTGGTTGTAATAATTACGATATTAGTGATTGTGGCATGTATTCTCGGAGTGAAATGGAAGAAGAGTTCAGAAATGAAGGACAAGGGGCGCGCACAGGAGTGAAATGCTTAAGGGTGTTCAAGTATGAACGCCTTTTTGTATGGAAATTTGCATGGAGATTAAGGAAGAAAAAGGGGTCAATATGGGAACATTTAAGATTATATTATGGGATGTGGATCAGACTCTGCTCGATTTCAAAAAGTCGGAAAGCTATGCAGTTGCACATTGTTTTGAGCAATTTGAATTTGACAGCTACGGAAGAAATAATCGAATTATATTCAGGAATTAATGAAAGCTTTTGGAAACGTATTGAAAAGGGGGAAATCGCCAAAAAGATGCGCTCATAGAACGCTTTTGTACTTTGTTCGATAAAGTTGGGATAAAGAATATAAATCCGGAAGTATTTCAAGAAAAATATGCTGATGCTTTAGGAAGTGTATATTACTTTCAGGATGATTCTTATGAGTTATTAAAGAGCTTAAAGGGACGTTATCGGCAATATCTTGTTACGAATGGGATTTCTTATACACAGAGGAAGAAGTTGGGTTTATCCGGATTTGATCAACTCGTCGAAGATATCTTCGTATCGGAAGAGATCGGAGTACCTAAGCCGCAGAAAGAATACTTTGATTATTGTTTCTCACGTATTCCTGATTTTAGATTGGAGCAAACGATTATTGTAGGTGATTCCTTAAGCAGCGATATGTTGGGCGGCAATCAGGCCGGAATTACAACTTGCTGGTATAATCCGAATGGCTTTAAGAATAATTCCGATATAAAAATTGATTATGAGATCAGAAATTTACAAGAAATCAAAACAATTTTATAATTGTAATAAACTGTAAAAATATGGATGAATTTTTTGGTGCGTTTTTATACCAGCCTCTTATTGACACAAACTGTTTAATATTCTATACTATGGATACCACAAAATGTTGAATGATTTTACATGTTTGTTACAATATATAGTATTTATATATGATAAAACGAATGTGTATACGCATTGCGGGTGTGTTTGTTATTCGACACACGCTATGCGTATTTTTATCATTAAATGAAGGGAAAGGGATGGTGATTAATATGGACAGGGATGTTGTAGTGGAATTTGATTATGGCGAAGCATTTAAGCCGCCAAGAGAAGTAAAAGTCATTAAAAAAGACGGAAGCCTGGAAGCATTCAACGTACAGAAGGTAGTGGATGCAGTAGGTAAAAGTGCATACCGTGCATTGACGAAGTTTACGGAAGAAGAAAAGCAGCATATTTGTAAATATGTGGTGGATAAAGTAATGGGGTTGGGACAGGATGAAATCCCGATTCCGATTATGCATAATATCGTGGAGAAGGCTTTGGAAGATATTAAGCCGATCGTTGCCAAGAGTTACCGTGATTACCGCAATTATAAGCAGGATTTCGTGCGCATGATGGACGATGTATATAAGAAGAGCCAATCCATTATGTATGTGGGAGACAAGGAGAATGCTAATACGGATAGTGCTCTTGTATCCACTAAGAGAAGTCTTATTTTCAATCAGTTCAATAAGGAATTGTATCAGAAGTTCTTTATGACGACGGAGGAGATCCAGGCATGCCGCGATGGTTATATTTACGTCCATGATATGTCGGCTCGCCGTGATACGATGAATTGTTGTCTTTTCGATGTGGCTAATGTTCTGACCGGCGGCTTCGAGATGGGAAATATATGGTATAACGAGCCTAAGTCTCTGGACGTGGCGTTCGATGTTATTGGTGATATCGTATTGAGCGCGGCCAGCCAGCAGTATGGCGGTTTCACGGTACCGGAAGTCGATAAGATTTTAGAACCCTATGCGGAGAAAACTTATAAAAATAGCTTAGAGAAATATCAAAGACTTGGTATTAGTGAAGAAAAGGCTATGGAAGAAGCGAATGCGGATGTGTTGCGCGAATTCGAACAAGGATTTCAGGGATGGGAATATAAATTTAATACCGTAGCGAGCAGCCGTGGTGATTATCCTTTCATTACGGTAACTGCAGGTATCGGTACGGGACGTTTTGCTAAACTGGCGACAATCTGTTTATTGGATGTAAGAAGAAAAGGGCAGGGGAAGAAGGGCGTAAGAAGCCGGTACTGTTCCCTAAGATCGTATTTTTATATGATGAGAACCTTCATGGACCGGGCAAGGAACTCGAGGATGTTTTTGAAGCAGGCGTAAGATGTTCCGCTAAGACAATGTATCCTGATTGGCTGAGCCTCACCGGAAAAGGGTATATTGCCAGCATGTATAAGCAATATAATAAAGTGATTTCACCTATGGGTTGCCGTGCCTTTTTATCTCCTTGGTATGAAAGGGGGGGAATGAATCCTGCGGATGATAAGGATACTCCCTATATTCGTAGGCCGTTTCAATATCGGTGCAGTATCTTTGCACCTTCCGATGATTCTCGCTAAAGCAAGGCAGGAAAGTAGAGATTTCTATGAGGTATTAGATTACTATTTGAATCTGATTCGTCAGCTCCATAGGCGTACCTATGCCTATTTGGGAGAAATGAGAGCCTCTACCAATCCTCTGGCATATTGTGAAGGAGGATTCCTCGGCGGTAATTTGAAGCTTTCAGATAAAATTAAGCCTATTTTAAAAGCGGCAACAGCAAGCTTCGGAATTACGGCATTCAATGAATTGCAGGAACTGTACAATGGAAAATCGCTGGTAGAGGATGGTCAATTTGCTCTTGAAGTATTAGAACACATCAATAAAGAGAGTGATGGAATACAAGCAGGCGGATGGCAATCTGTATGCGGTATATGGCACGCCGGCAGAAAACTTATGCGGTCTGCAGGTAAAGCAGTTCCGTGCAAAATACGGTATTGTGGAAGGGGTATCGGATAAGGAATATGTTTCCAACAGTTTCCATTGCCATGTGACGGAAGATATTACGCCGATTGAAAAGCAAGATTTGGAATACCGATTCTGGGAATTGACCAATGGCGGCAAAATTCAATATGTGAAATATCCGATCGATTACAATATGGAAGCCATTAAGACGTTGATTCGAAGAGCCATGGATATGGGCTTCTATGAAGGGGTGAACTTGTCCTTAGCGTATTGTGATGACTGTGGTCATCAGGAGCTGGAAATGGATGTATGCCCTAATTGCGGAAGCAAAAATCTGACGAAGATTGACCGTATGAACGGTTACTTGTCCTATTCTCGTGTGCATGGAGATACAAGACTTAACGATGCGAAAATGGCAGAAATTGCGGAAAGGAAGAGTATGTAATTGCATGTGACCGAAAGTTACATACTTTAGGAAAGTAAATATAAATGAGATATCATAATATAACCAAGGACGATATGCTGAATGGGGACGGTCTTCGGGTCGTTTTATGGGTCTCTGGCTGTGCGCACTGTTGCAGGGAATGCCACAATTCTGTTACTTGGGATCCGGATGGAGGGCTGCTTTTCGATGACAATGCAAAAAAAGAAATCTTCGAGCAGTTGGACAAATCCTATATTTCCGGTATTACTTTTTCAGGAGGCGATCCGTTGCATGTGGCCAACCGCTCGGATGTACGCGAATTCATGAAGGAGATTAAGGAGAAATATCCGACGAAAACTATCTGGCTCTATACCGGAGATTCGTGGGAGGATATCTATCACTATCCGCTTCTTCAGTTTGTGGATGTGCTTGTGGACGGCGAGTTCAAGGTAGAGTTAAAAGATCCTAAGCTTCTGTGGAAGGGGAGCAGCAACCAGAGAGTAATCGATGTGAAGCGCAGTTTGTTGAAGGAAGATGCGAACATCCCGGTCCTTCACTGTGAAAACTATTCCAGCTAAGGAACAGACAAAAGAACGACAGGAGAATAAATGCGTGAAAACGATAAAAATTAAATATTTTACGGATGAAATTGACAAATTAACTTATATTGAGGGAAAATCCGATTGGATTGATCTACGTGCCGCTCAGGCTGTAGACTTAAAGGCGGGGGAATTCAAGTTAATTCCCCTCGGTGTGGCAATGGAACTTCCGAAAGGTTATGAAGCACACATTGTACCAAGGAGCAGCACTTTTAAAAATTTTGGTATTATTCAGACCAATCATCAGGGTGTAGTTGACTGCTCCTATTGCGGAGATAATGATCAATGGTTTATGCCCGCATATGCTCTTAGAGATACACATATTTCAGTAAATGAAAGAATTTGTCAGTTTCGTATCGTAGAAAATCAGCCAATAGTGCATTTCGAAGAAATGGAATCTCTTGAAATGAAGATAGAGGCGGAATCGGCAGTACAGGAAACAATAAGGTATTCAAAGACAGAGAATTTGTATAAAAGCTCTTTCCAAGACATAATAGAATGTGATTATAATTCATGCACATTTTATGATGAAATGGAAGGAGCTTTTTTATGGAGACAGAGTCAAAGGGAACAAGAAGCGGAGGAGAACAAATCAAAAAAGGGACAATATCCGCTTCCCTTGAAGAGAATATGGCATACTTAAATAAAGAATTGGGAATACCGGAGAACTTTGATATGGTATACCGGGTAATACAAATAGGCGGAAGAAGCGCTTGTCTTTATTTTATTGACGGTTTTGTAAAGATGAGCTGATGCAGAAGCTGCTGCAGCATTTCATGTCCTTAAAGCCGGAAGATATGGCTGAGGATGCCCATGGGATGTCAAAGAAGAACATACCATATGTGGAAGTGAACTTAGTGGATGAGTGGGAGCAAATCATTTATTTTATTATGTCAGGTGTCTTTGTCATTATGATAGATGGCTATGATCAATGCTTGTTGATCGACTCGAGAACTTATCCTGCAAGAAGTGTATCGGAGCCGGAAAAGGATAAATCCCTGAGAGGTTCTAAGGATGGATTTGTGGAAACTATAATTTTTAATACTGCTTTGATTCGAAGACGCATTAGAAGTACGGATCTTCGCATGGAGGTTTTTCTGCAGGAGAGGCTTCAAAGACGGATATCGTGCTTTGTTATATGGCTTCCAGAGTGGATAAGGATTTCCTGAATGAATTACAGGAGAAAATTCGTAGAATTCATGTGGATGCATTGACTATGAATCAGGAAAGCTTGGCGGAATGTCTATATGATAAGAAGTGGTTCAATCCTTTTCCCAAGTTTAAATTTACAGAGCGGCCCGATACTGCGGCTGCACAGATTTTGGAAGGAGATATTGTTATTTTAGTGGATAATTCTCCATCAGCTATGATTACTCCAACTTCTATTTTTGATGTGATAGAAGAGGCGGATGACTATTATTTCCCTCCGATTACCGGTTCTTATCTTCGCTTAACGCGCCTTATTATTGCGCTCTTAACTTATTTTGTGACGCCCACCTTCCTTCTGCTGATGAACAATCCTACTTGGGTACCGGATAGTTTTCAATTTATTTCGGTAAAAGAGGTAAGTAACGTTCCTTTAATCTGGCAATTTCTTATATTAGAGCTTGCGATAGACGGCTTGCGTCTTGCAGCGGTCAATACGCCCAATATGTTAAGCACACCTCTTAGTATTATGGCGGCACTTGTCTTAGGAGAATTTTCAGTAAATAGCGGTTGGTTTAATAGTGAAGTAATGCTATATATGGCGTTTGTAGCAATTGCCGGCTATACGCAGCCTAACTATGAGTTGAGCTATGCGCTTAAATTTATGAGGATATTAAATCTGATCTTGACACAACTTTTTGGTATTTACGGATATATTGCAGCAATTATTGTTTGTATAGTGTCAATTTTATCGAATAAAACTATTTCAGGAAAGAGCTATGCGTATCCTCTCGTTCCATTTAATCTTAAACAATTAGGAAAAAGAATATTACGTTATCGACTTCCTCATTCTGAAAAACAATAAATTGAATTTTTCTGAGAGGAATGGTAAAATAGTGAAAATGGAAAAGATAAGGAGGAAAGGTGCTTGGCAGATTTTAAAATTATAACAAATACTACGGCAGATTTGCCATTAAGCTATATTGAAGAAAACAATTTGGGCCTGATGGTTTTTAATTATACTATTAAGGGAGAAACTTACGGTAAGGGGCATGAACTTGATTGGAAGGAATTTTACGAGTTGATGCGTCAGGGGAACATGACAATGACTTCTCAAGTGAATCCCGAAGAGTGTAAAGAATATTTTGAGGAATATTTAAAAGAAACGAAGGAATTATTGTATTTATGCTTTTCCTCGGGACTGAGCGGGACGTATAGCAGTGCTTGTCTTGCGGCAGAAATGGTGATGGAAGATAATCCCGGCTGCAAGATTACCGTGGTGGATACGAAGTGTGCATCGATGGGTGAAGGACTTCTCGTTGACAAAGCGGTACAACTAAAGAAGAACGGAAAATCCATGGAGGAGACAGTTGCCTGGGTAGAGGAAAATATTCCTCACCTGGTACATATTTTTACAGTGGATGATTTGAATCATTTATACCGCGGTGGGCGCGTAAGCAAGGCGGCGGCAGTCGTTGGAACGATTGTAGGAGTAAAGCCGGTGCTTCATGTGGATGATGAAGGTCATCTAATTCCGATTTCCAAAGTGAGAGGACGTAAAAAGTCTCTGAATGCATTGGTAGATTTTATGGAAGAAAAGATTGGAAAATATCGGGATGAGAATGATATTATTTTTATTAGTCATGGAGATTCATTGGAGGATGCGGAGTTTGTCCGGGATGAGGTCAAGGCGAGATTTGGAATTGACAATTTCATGATTAACCATATAGGTCCGACAGTAGGTGCCCATGCAGGTCCGGGAACGATAGCACTTTTCTTTATGGGAGAAACGAGATAGAAAAATAGCAGTGATATAGAAAACAGAAAACGACCGTTCTTATCCTGAAGGGATAAAAGCGCGGTCGTTTTCTGTTTTATGAAGTATTTAATCATTATAACTTAACTTTTTTGATTTAGATTATAACGTTTAAGCTGTGAAAAGCTGTGACCAATAAGGAGTGTTATTGGATACATAATAACCTACACCGATGGAAGTGAAGCTCTTATTTAATATATTAGCGCGGTGTCCTTCGGAGTTCATCCATGCGGTTACGACTTCTTCAGGTGTGGACTGTCCCCATGCAATATTTTCACCGGCAGTTCGATAGCTGATATTATTCTCTTTAAGAACAGTAGCGAAGGAAGTGCCGTTCGGTCTCGTGTGGGAGAAGGATTGGGTCGTTTCTTTCGCGCGGATCAATGCGGCAGCATTTAGATCATCCTTCATCGTAAGGGCAGAAAGTCCCGCTTTTTCACGCTCAGCATTTACAAGGTCCAGCACTTGCTCTACATAGCTCTTATTAGCGTTGCTTTCAGAGTTAGAACCTCCATTTCCCGGAGTATTGGTATCAGGAGCTTTAGTACCGCTGTCAGGGGTATTAGTACCTGGATTCTTAGTGCCGCTATCAGGGGTATTAGTACCCGGATTCTTAGTGCTGTTATCAGGAGTACTCGTACCCGGATTCTTAGTACCGCTGTCAGGAGTATTAGTATCGGGAGCTTTAGTACCGCTGTCAGGGGTATTAGTACCTGGATTCTTAGTACCGCTGTCAGGAGTATTGGTATCAGGAACCTTAGTACCACTATCGGGGGTATTGGTATCGGGAACTTTTATGTCGCAGTCGGGAGTATTAATATTAGGAGTTTCCGTGCCTGTTCCGGGAACCTTGATATCAGGAGCGTTGGCTTCGGGTTGAGTCGTTTCCGGCAGACAGTCCTTGATGGAACTAGCGTCAACACCCAATTGGTTCAAAATAGATTCCAAATCGGAAGCGCTTCCTACAATTGTCTGCTGTGTGGTGCGGTTACTATTCAGTTGGT encodes:
- a CDS encoding CAP domain-containing protein, coding for MNLLPSLLVATTIIGGGSFSSNACPDTSQLQNQLQNQLNSNRTTQQTIVGSASDLESILNQLGVDASSIKDCLPETTQPEANAPDIKVPGTGTETPNINTPDCDIKVPDTNTPDSGTKVPDTNTPDSGTKNPGTNTPDSGTKAPDTNTPDSGTKNPGTSTPDNSTKNPGTNTPDSGTKNPGTNTPDSGTKAPDTNTPGNGGSNSESNANKSYVEQVLDLVNAEREKAGLSALTMKDDLNAAALIRAKETTQSFSHTRPNGTSFATVLKENNISYRTAGENIAWGQSTPEEVVTAWMNSEGHRANILNKSFTSIGVGYYVSNNTPYWSQLFTA
- a CDS encoding HAD-IA family hydrolase translates to MFDKVGIKNINPEVFQEKYADALGSVYYFQDDSYELLKSLKGRYRQYLVTNGISYTQRKKLGLSGFDQLVEDIFVSEEIGVPKPQKEYFDYCFSRIPDFRLEQTIIVGDSLSSDMLGGNQAGITTCWYNPNGFKNNSDIKIDYEIRNLQEIKTIL
- the nrdG gene encoding anaerobic ribonucleoside-triphosphate reductase activating protein; this translates as MRYHNITKDDMLNGDGLRVVLWVSGCAHCCRECHNSVTWDPDGGLLFDDNAKKEIFEQLDKSYISGITFSGGDPLHVANRSDVREFMKEIKEKYPTKTIWLYTGDSWEDIYHYPLLQFVDVLVDGEFKVELKDPKLLWKGSSNQRVIDVKRSLLKEDANIPVLHCENYSS
- a CDS encoding DegV family protein; amino-acid sequence: MADFKIITNTTADLPLSYIEENNLGLMVFNYTIKGETYGKGHELDWKEFYELMRQGNMTMTSQVNPEECKEYFEEYLKETKELLYLCFSSGLSGTYSSACLAAEMVMEDNPGCKITVVDTKCASMGEGLLVDKAVQLKKNGKSMEETVAWVEENIPHLVHIFTVDDLNHLYRGGRVSKAAAVVGTIVGVKPVLHVDDEGHLIPISKVRGRKKSLNALVDFMEEKIGKYRDENDIIFISHGDSLEDAEFVRDEVKARFGIDNFMINHIGPTVGAHAGPGTIALFFMGETR